GCCGGATCTTCGATCAGCTCGCCGCCAAGGAAACGGTCGGCATCATCGAAGTGCATCCGCACCAGCTTACTGCTGTCGAACAACCAGTAATCGTGACTGGGCAGTTCCTTGGCTTTGGCTTCATCGCGGGTGAGATACCGAATATCCTCGCCCGCGCCGTTGGTGAATTGGGCGCACCAGATGCCAAAGCGGCTGTAGTCGGTCAGGGGCAGGCTGACGACCCGTACTCGCGAGAAACGCAGACCGTTATCCGTTGCTTGGCGAATCATGGTCAGCCAGTCCTGCATCCATGGCAGATCGTCGGGCTCTCCGCGTAGGAACTTGCCCAACGATTCATTCTCGTACGAGGAGTCGTAGCGGTCCCGCACTTCCAAACGAAACGCTGTGTGCTTGAAGGTGCGGAACAGTTCGCCGAACTCGTCGCCGATGATGCGGCTCAGTGCCCTTCCTCCTCCTGGTACCGACGGGCGTAGAACTTCAGGACATCCTCGGGGATCTCGATGATCGCTTCACCCTCGGGGACCGGGCCGACGTCGGCGAGCGCCTGGGGGTCGGTCACGACCCAACCTTGGGCGATGTAGGTCTTACGGTCGGTGCGGTCGGTCGCGAACAGCGTCGGCGACTGGCCTACCTGTGATTCCGGGCCCTTGCCGAGAAACTGAGCGCGCATGGCTCTCCTTGCTCGAATGGGCGAGAAACTTTCTCGGTGCCATCGTGCCGACCGTCCCGAGGGGCGGTCAAGGGGGCGACGGGTGCACGCCCAACCGTCAGCCAGGGGTGAGACTAGCTCCGCGTAGATCTTCCCCCGGGGCGTCAAGGGATCAAGAGGGGTGATCGGGCACCATGTTGCGGCAAGATCATCTCTTTAGATCGGTCGCACTTCCCTGCGGCCTTGCAGGCTGCGCCTGGCGCTCGGGGGTCTGGGTGGGATGGGCTCTGAGCTGCACAAACGACCCTGTCGCAAGATTGTTTAGGGGTGCCCGACCCAGATGTCAGGCGGCGAAGTGGATCATGGTCGATGGGTAGTTGTAACCGCATTGAGACCGCTCGGGTTGGGCAGTGCCCAGATCCGGGTTGTGCCTATCGTCCGTGTCTGCGGGCCGATCACCGCGCGACGGTCACCGAAGGCCGTGCGGTACGCGGTGATGCCGACGACCGCCAGCCAGCGGGGGCGCAGCCGCTCCGTCTTCGCCATCAGGAGCCGGCCGCCCTCGCGGAACTCGTCGTCGGTCAGCTCGTCCTCCCGCGCCGTCGCCCGTGCCACGACGTTGGTGATGCCGAGGCCGTAGTCGAGGAGCTCGTCCTGCTCGGACGGTGCCAGCTGACGCGGGGTGAAGCCCGACAGGTGCAGGACCGGCCAGAAGCGGTTGCCGGGGCGGGCGAAGTGGTGGCCTGTCGCCGCCGACATCAGGCCGGGGTTGATACCGCAGAAGAGCACGCCCAGACCGGCCGCGGCCACGTCGGGGATGACGCGGTCGCGGGCGGCCGCCAGCTCTTCCGGCTTCAGAGGATCGACCCGGGCGTGTATCCGGCGGCGTCCGGGCGGCGCTTCACGATCTCCTCGATCCGCGCGGCCACCGCAGCGACCTGGTCGCCTGCCGCACCGGTGAACGAGAGCTTGTCGGCCATCAGCGCGTCCAACTGCCCCCGGTCCAGCGGGATCCGCTTGTCGGCCGCGAGCTTGTCCAGCAGTTCGTTGCGCTCCGCGCCCCGCTCGCGCATCGCCAGCGCCGATGCGACGGCGTGCTCCTTGATGACCTCGTGCGCGGCCTCCCGGCCCACCCCCGCGCGTACGGCGGCCATCAGCACCTTCGTCGTCGCGAGGAACGGGAGATAGCGGTCCAGCTCACGGGCGACGACGGCCGGGAACGCGCCGAACTCGTCGAGGACCGTCAGGAACGTCTCCAGCAGACCGTCGAACGCGAAGAACGCGTCCGGCAGCGCCACCCGGCGTACGACGGAGCACGACACGTCGCCCTCGTTCCACTGGTCGCCCGCCAGCTCACCCGTCATCGACGCGTAGCCGCGCAGGATCACCATCAGCCCGTTGACGCGCTCGCAGGAGCGGGTGTTCATCTTGTGCGGCATCGCCGACGAGCCGACCTGGCCCGGCTTGAAGCCCTCGGTGACCAGCTCGTGCCCGGCCATCAGCCGGATCGTCTTCGCCACCGACGAGGGGCCGGCGGCCAGCTGCACCAGCGCGGTCACCACGTCGTAGTCCAGCGAGCGCGGGTACACCTGGCCGACCGAGGTGAAGGCGTGGCCGAAGCCCAGATGCCGCGCGATCCGGCCCTCCAGGTCCGCGAGCTTCGCCGTGTCACCGCCGAGCAGGTCGAGCATGTCCTGCGCCGTGCCGACCGGGCCCTTGATACCGCGCAGCGGGTAGCGGGCGAGGAGGTCCTCAAGACGGCCGTACGCGACGAGCAGTTCGTCGGCGGCCGTCGCGAAGCGCTTGCCGAGGGTGGTCGCCTGCGCGGCGACATTGTGCGAGCGGCCCGCCATCACCAGCTCCGCGTACTCCCCGGCGAGCTTCCCCAGACGCGCGAGCACGGCGACCGTACGGTCGCGCATCAGCTCCAGCGAGAGCCGGACCTGCAACTGCTCGACGTTCTCCGTCAGATCCCGCGACGTCATGCCCTTGTGGACCTGCTCATGACCGGCGAGCGCGTTGAACTCCTCGATCCGCGCCTTCACGTCGTGGCGGGTGACCTTCTCGCGCTCGGCGATCGACGCCAGATCGACCTGGTCGAGCACCCGCTCGTAGTCGGCGAGAGCGGACTCGGGCACCTCGACGCCGAGATCCCGCTGGGCCCGCAGCACGGCCAGCCACAGCTGCCGCTCCAGCCTCACCTTCTGCTCGGGGGACCAGAGCACGGCGAGCTCCGCCGAGGCGTAGCGGCCGGCGAGGACATTGGGGATACGGGGCTTCACAGACGCAGCAGTCACGTGGACGGAGTCTACTTTGCGGTCTCCGCAGGTCCGAGCCGCGTCCCCCGGGCGAGGGAGCCTACGCCTGCTCGTGCCGTACGCCCGCGTCGCCCGGCAGCGGCTCGTACGGCAGCAGCTCCGGCCGCTTCGGCGGTCTGCCGTCCCCCGACGACCGGCCCGTCAGCCGCCGGCCGATCCACGGTCCCAGATACTGCCGCGCGAACCGAGCGTCCCCCGTGCGCCGCGTCAGCCAGCCCTCGGGGAGCTCGGGCGCCATCTCCGCGCGCCAGTCGTCCGCCGCCTCGCCGCCCAGCGCCTGCCACACCGCCTCGGCGACCCTGCGGTGACCGTCGGGGGTCAGATGCAGCCGGTCCACGTCCCACATGCGCTGCTCGCCGAGCACCCGCGCCCCGTACAGGTCGACCACCAGCGCGCCGTGCCGCGCGCCCAGCTCGTCGATGAAGTCGAAGAGCTTCTCCCACCGGGGCCGGAACCGTTCCATCACCGGGCCCCGGCGGGCGGGGCTGCGCATCAGCACCAGCTGTCCGCAGGCCGGTGCCAGACGCTCCACCGCCTCCTCCAGCCGGCCGAGGACCAGCCCCGCGTCGTACTTGGGCCGCAGGGTGTCGTTCAGCCCGCCGACCAGCGTCACCATGTCCGCGCGCATCGCGACGGCCGTGTCCACCTGCTCGTCGAGGATCTGGCCGATGAGCTTGCCGCGTACGGCGAGGTTCGCGTACCGGAAGCCTGGCGTACGGGCGGCGAGCCGGGCGGCCAGCAGATCGGCCCAGCCGCGGTACGAACCGTCCGGCTGGAGGTCGGACATGCCCTCGGTGAACGAGTCCCCGAGGGCGACGAAACTGGTGTGTGTGGTGTTCTTCTCCATGGCGCGGCCGATCGTATCGCGCGCCCCTAGGGCGTGTTTTAGAAGTAGCGTCGTCCGCCCATCGGGCGGGGCCCACGGCGTCTGGTGCGTGCGATCGCAAGGCGGAGGATCAGCCCCGTAGATGGACCGGACGTACTTGGATGACTCCGACAACGCGGCGAGCGTGCGTGCCAGGCGTCGTGGGCCAGACGGGACTTCTCAAACACGCCCTGGCGCCGCCGTACGGGCGTCAGCTCCCCTGGTTGTGCCGTCCGACCAGCTCCCGCAGGACGTCCTCCATCGTCACCAGCCCCTCCAGCCGGCCTTCCTCGTCCTGCACGGCGGCCAGATGCGTACGGCTGCGGCGCATCGCCGTCAGGACGTCGTCCATCGGGGTGTCCGCGCGCACCTGGGCGATCGCCCGCAGTCCGGAGACCGGGAACGGTTCGTCGCGCGGCATCGCGTCCAGGGCGTCCTTCACATGCAGATAGCCGAGGATCCGCCGGGAGTCGTCCACCACCGGGAAACGCGAGAATCTGGTCTCGGCCGCGAGCTCCTCCAGCTCCACGGGGGTGGTCCCCATCCCCGCCGTCACCACCCGCTCCAGCGGCATGACCACGTCCCGCACCGGCCTGCGTCCCAGCTCCAGCGCGTCGTGCAGCCGCTCGGCGGCGCGGTCGTCGAGGAGTCCCGCGTCGCCGGAGTCCGTGACCATCCGGGCCAGTTCGTCGTCGGAGAACGTCGCCGACACCTCGTCCCTGGTCTCCACCCGCAGGAGTCTCAGCAGCCCGTTGGCGAACGCGTTGACCGTGAAGATCACCGGACGCAGTACGCGGGACAGCCACACCAGTGCCGGGCCGAGGACCAGCGCCGTACGCACCGGTTCGGCCAGGGCGATGTTCTTGGGCACCATCTCGCCGAGCAGCATGTGCAGATACGTCGCCAGCGCGAGCGCGATGACGAACGAGATCGGATGCACCACCCCGTCAGGCACGCCCACGGCGTTGAAGACGGGCTCCAGCAGATGCGCGATGGCCGGCTCGGCGACGATGCCCAGCACCAGCGTGCACAGGGTGATGCCGAGCTGGGCGGCGGCGAGCATCGCCGACACGTGCCGCAGGCCCCACAGGACACTGCGCGCGCGCCGGTCGCCCTCCTCGGCCACCGGCTCGATCTGGCTGCGGCGTACGGAGATCAGGGCGAACTCGGCCCCGACGAAGAAGGCGTTCACGACCAGGGTCAGCAGGCCGACGAGCAACTGGATCGCGGTCACCGTCCCGCCCTCCTGCCGTGGTCCTCGTTCCCTTCGTCGTCGCCGGGCCGGGGGAGCGGCGCGTGCAGCAGGACGCGGGCGGCGCGCCGCCCCGACGCGTCGACCACGTCGATGCGCCAGCCGCCGAGCTCCACGCGGTCGCCCTCGACGGGAATCCGTCCGAGTTCGGTCGCGACGAGCCCGGCCAGCGTCTCGTACGGCCCTTCGGGCACCCGCAGCCCGATGTCCCACAGCTGGTCGAAGCGCGCGGCGCCGTCGGCCGACCACAGGTCGCGGCCGTCGGCGTCCTCCCCGGCGCGGGCCAGGTCGGACGTCTCGTGCGGGTCGTGCTCGTCGCGCACCTCGCCGACGACCTCCTCGACGATGTCCTCCAGGGTCACCACACCGGCGGTGCCGCCGTACTCGTCGATGACGACCGCCATGGTGCGGTTGCCCGAGAGCCGGTCCAGCAGCCGGTCCACGGTCAGCGACTCCGGTACGAGCAGCGGCTCACGCAGCACCTGGGACACCCTCGTACGGGCGCGGCGCCCGTCAGGGATCCTCAGCACGTCCTTGATATGGGCGACCCCCACGACGGTGTCGAGGCTGTCGCGGTAGACGGGGAAGCGGGAGAGTCCGGTGGCACGGGTGGCGTTGGCGACGTCCTCGGCGGTGGCGAGCACGTCGAGCGCGGTGACCTGTACGCGGGGTGTCATCACGTTCTCCGCGGTCAGCTCGGCGAGGTTGAGGGTCCGTACGAACAGCTCCGCGGTGTCCGCCTCCAGCGCGCCCTCCTTGGCGGAGTGCCGCGCGAGGGCGACCAGTTCCTTCGGGCTCCGGGCGGAGGCCAGCTCCTCGGTGGGCTCCAGGCCCAGCAGCCGTACCAGGCGGTTCGCGGTGTTGTTGAGATGGCTGATGAAGGGGCGGAAGGCGGCGGTGAAGAACCGTTGCGGCGTCGCGACCACCTTGGCGACCGCGAGCGGCGTGGAGATGGCCCAGTTCTTGGGGACGAGCTCGCCGACGACCATCAGGACGACGGTCGACAGGGCCGTACCGATGACCAGGGCCAGCGACGACGCCACGGACGACGAGAAGCCGATCGCCTCGACGGGGCCGCGGATCAGCTTCGCCACGGAGGGCTCGGCGAGCATGCCGACGACCAGATTGGTCACCGTGATGCCCAGTTGGGCGCCGGAGAGCTGGAAGGTGAGGCTGCGCACGGCCTTCATGGCGCTCGCGGCGCCACGCTCGCCGTCCTCGACCGCCTGTTCGAGTTCGCTGCGCTCGACCGTGGTGAGGGAGAACTCGGCGGCGACGAAGGCCCCACAGGTGAGCGCGAGCAGCACCGCCACGAGAAGCAGGAGAACTTCGGTCATCGGGTCACCTCCGTCCCATGATCATGTCCTGAGCGAACGGCCCATGGTAGGGGGTGTCCGCCGGCCGGCCCCGCCCCCGCGCGCCGTCAGGTGCCCCGCAGCTCCTCGATCACCGGGCCGAGCGCCTCCATGTACGGGTCGAGGACCGTGAGGTACGAGAAGCCGTACCGCTCGCGCTGGTGCCGCAGCTGGTCCGCGATCTCGCGCGTCGTGCCGACTGCCAGCAGCGGCAGCTTCAGCAGCTCCTCTTCCGTCGCGCCCGGCAGATACGGCAGCAGGGGCCGTACCGCCGCCGCGCGGTCCGTCGTCACGGCCACGAGCTGGAGCAGCACGTTCAGCTCGGCCGGGGTCTCACGGCCGGCGGCGAAACCGTGGTAGGCGGCGACGCGTTCGTCCAGCTCCTCTGCGGAGAGGGCGATCATCGCGCCCGCTTCCGCCTTCGCCCCGGTGAAGGCGACGACGTCCGCGTGTTCCGCGGCCAGCCGCAGCACCCGGTCACCGTTGCCGCCGATGAGCAGCGGCGGCCGGGGCCGCTGGGTGGACCGGGGCACATGGCTCTCGTCGCCCAGCAGGTCCGCCAACACCTCGACCGTACGGGCGAGATGGCCGACCCGTTGGCCGGGCGGCGGGAACGGGAGCCCGGCCCGCTCGTGCTCCTGCGCCACGTAACCGGCACCGAGCCCGATCTCCAGCCGGCCATCGGTGAGTGCGTCGGTCGTGGCGATCTCGCGGGCGAGCAGCGCCGGGTTCCAGAAGCCGGTGTTGAGGACGAAGGTGCCGAGCCGGGGGCGCTCCGTCGCCTCGGCCGCCGCCACCAGGGCGGGGAAGGGGGCGACCATACCGAGATGGTCGGGCACCAGGATGACGTCGTACCCGAGCTCCTCGGCCCGCTTGCAGCGCCTGCTCCAGTCGGCGCCCGACGCGGGCGTCACCATGTTCACTCCGAAACGGAAGGGCCTGGTCATGAGGTCTCCTCGTAAGGGCGTGTGACATCGAACGGGTAACCGTGCGTACGGTCGTGACCCTAATGGCGTAATCGGCCCGCGGCCCCGGGAAATCGGCACACTTGCCGACGCTAGCGTTGGCGCGCTAGCTTGTTGGGGTGGCGAAGACCCAGCTGAACGTACGCGTGGACGAGACCACCGCGGAGGCCGCCCGGCGGCAGGCGGGACGGCGCGGCATGAGCGTGAACCGCTACATCGAGGAGCTCGTCAGGCAGGACATGGGCGAGGTCGGAAAGACCTTCGTCGAGTCCGCCGCCGACTTCATGAAGCAGTACGAGTCGGTGTTCACGGAGGAGCTCGGCACGGACACGGCCGGAGGTCGATGACCGGCCCGGCCGGGCCGCCGGACTGCGTCGCGTGCGGCGGGACCGTCGCGCCCGACGGCTTCTGCTGGGACTGCGGTGAGCTCCAGCCCTCGTTCCGCGCCCACCTCGAAACCACTCTCGGTACCGGCGCCGCCGGCGTCAGCGACCGCGGCAGGCGTGGCCTCAACCAGGACGCGATGGCCGTCACCGGGAGCGGCGAGTGGACGATCGGCGTCGTGTGCGACGGCGTCTCCATGTCACCCCGCGCGGAGCGGGCCGCACAGGTCGCCGCCACCGTCGGCGCGGCCCGTCTGACGAAGGGGCTGCGCGAGGGGACCCTGCCCGAAACCGTCCTGACGGACGCCGCCGCGAGCGCGGGGCGGGCCGTCGGCGCGCTGGCCGCCTCCGTGGACGCGGCCCCGGCTTGTACGTACGTCGCGGGCATCGTCGGCCCCGAGGGCATCTGGTGCGCCTGGATCGGCGACAGCCGTGCGTACTGGCTGCCCGACGAGGGGACGTGCGTGGCGATGACCGAGGACGACTCGGACCAACGCGAGGCCCTCACGGCGTGGTTGGGGGCCGACGCGGGTGAACCGCGCGCCCAGGTACGGAGTTACCGGCCGAGAGGACCGGGCCGGCTGCTGTTGTGCACCGACGGGCTGACGCGTCATCAGCCGGACGCGGGCGGGCTGCGGGCCGTGCTCACCCGCCGCCGGCGCTCAACACCGGCCGATCTCAGGCTCCTTGAGGACGCGCGGGCGCTGATCGGGTACGGCATGGACGCGGGCGGGCAGGACAACATCACCGCACTGCTCATCCGCACCCCTCAGCCACGTCGGGGATACTGATCATCGGGAACTCCCCACGCCCGCCCCTCTACCGAGACAGCTGCCCTCAATGGAAAACGCCGATTCCCCCGAACTGCCGTCGCACGCCGACCCGACGCTGCGGATCGATCTCTCCTGGCTGCTGATGGTCGCCGAGCACAAGATGCCCGGCGATCCCCAAGTCACCGACTGGGGCGCCCTCGTGGCCGCCGTCAGCCGGCACGAGGCGGAGATATTCGGCACCCCCGTCTACACCGATCCGCACACCCGCGCGGCGGCGCTCCTCCAGAGCCTGCTCCATGTGCCCGCGCTGGAGCGGTCCAACGCCATGTACGCATCGGCCGTCGCGTACGGCTATCTCGTCGCGAGCGGCCTGAAGGTCGTCACCTCGCCCGAGCAGGTCAGGGAGCTGGCCAGGCTGGTCAAGGACGGCACGGCGGACGTACGGCGCATCGCCGAGGAACTGCGCGGCTGGAGCCTCTGAAGGAGCCGATCCCGAGGGCGTCAGACCAGGTCGGCCCTCGG
The nucleotide sequence above comes from Streptomyces sp. NBC_01716. Encoded proteins:
- a CDS encoding hemolysin family protein, which codes for MTEVLLLLVAVLLALTCGAFVAAEFSLTTVERSELEQAVEDGERGAASAMKAVRSLTFQLSGAQLGITVTNLVVGMLAEPSVAKLIRGPVEAIGFSSSVASSLALVIGTALSTVVLMVVGELVPKNWAISTPLAVAKVVATPQRFFTAAFRPFISHLNNTANRLVRLLGLEPTEELASARSPKELVALARHSAKEGALEADTAELFVRTLNLAELTAENVMTPRVQVTALDVLATAEDVANATRATGLSRFPVYRDSLDTVVGVAHIKDVLRIPDGRRARTRVSQVLREPLLVPESLTVDRLLDRLSGNRTMAVVIDEYGGTAGVVTLEDIVEEVVGEVRDEHDPHETSDLARAGEDADGRDLWSADGAARFDQLWDIGLRVPEGPYETLAGLVATELGRIPVEGDRVELGGWRIDVVDASGRRAARVLLHAPLPRPGDDEGNEDHGRRAGR
- a CDS encoding LLM class F420-dependent oxidoreductase; protein product: MTRPFRFGVNMVTPASGADWSRRCKRAEELGYDVILVPDHLGMVAPFPALVAAAEATERPRLGTFVLNTGFWNPALLAREIATTDALTDGRLEIGLGAGYVAQEHERAGLPFPPPGQRVGHLARTVEVLADLLGDESHVPRSTQRPRPPLLIGGNGDRVLRLAAEHADVVAFTGAKAEAGAMIALSAEELDERVAAYHGFAAGRETPAELNVLLQLVAVTTDRAAAVRPLLPYLPGATEEELLKLPLLAVGTTREIADQLRHQRERYGFSYLTVLDPYMEALGPVIEELRGT
- a CDS encoding SGNH/GDSL hydrolase family protein, which produces MEKNTTHTSFVALGDSFTEGMSDLQPDGSYRGWADLLAARLAARTPGFRYANLAVRGKLIGQILDEQVDTAVAMRADMVTLVGGLNDTLRPKYDAGLVLGRLEEAVERLAPACGQLVLMRSPARRGPVMERFRPRWEKLFDFIDELGARHGALVVDLYGARVLGEQRMWDVDRLHLTPDGHRRVAEAVWQALGGEAADDWRAEMAPELPEGWLTRRTGDARFARQYLGPWIGRRLTGRSSGDGRPPKRPELLPYEPLPGDAGVRHEQA
- the mug gene encoding G/U mismatch-specific DNA glycosylase, with protein sequence MKPEELAAARDRVIPDVAAAGLGVLFCGINPGLMSAATGHHFARPGNRFWPVLHLSGFTPRQLAPSEQDELLDYGLGITNVVARATAREDELTDDEFREGGRLLMAKTERLRPRWLAVVGITAYRTAFGDRRAVIGPQTRTIGTTRIWALPNPSGLNAVTTTHRP
- a CDS encoding PP2C family protein-serine/threonine phosphatase, with translation MTGPAGPPDCVACGGTVAPDGFCWDCGELQPSFRAHLETTLGTGAAGVSDRGRRGLNQDAMAVTGSGEWTIGVVCDGVSMSPRAERAAQVAATVGAARLTKGLREGTLPETVLTDAAASAGRAVGALAASVDAAPACTYVAGIVGPEGIWCAWIGDSRAYWLPDEGTCVAMTEDDSDQREALTAWLGADAGEPRAQVRSYRPRGPGRLLLCTDGLTRHQPDAGGLRAVLTRRRRSTPADLRLLEDARALIGYGMDAGGQDNITALLIRTPQPRRGY
- a CDS encoding fic family toxin-antitoxin system, toxin component, producing the protein MENADSPELPSHADPTLRIDLSWLLMVAEHKMPGDPQVTDWGALVAAVSRHEAEIFGTPVYTDPHTRAAALLQSLLHVPALERSNAMYASAVAYGYLVASGLKVVTSPEQVRELARLVKDGTADVRRIAEELRGWSL
- a CDS encoding hemolysin family protein, which gives rise to MTAIQLLVGLLTLVVNAFFVGAEFALISVRRSQIEPVAEEGDRRARSVLWGLRHVSAMLAAAQLGITLCTLVLGIVAEPAIAHLLEPVFNAVGVPDGVVHPISFVIALALATYLHMLLGEMVPKNIALAEPVRTALVLGPALVWLSRVLRPVIFTVNAFANGLLRLLRVETRDEVSATFSDDELARMVTDSGDAGLLDDRAAERLHDALELGRRPVRDVVMPLERVVTAGMGTTPVELEELAAETRFSRFPVVDDSRRILGYLHVKDALDAMPRDEPFPVSGLRAIAQVRADTPMDDVLTAMRRSRTHLAAVQDEEGRLEGLVTMEDVLRELVGRHNQGS
- the purB gene encoding adenylosuccinate lyase, with the translated sequence MTAASVKPRIPNVLAGRYASAELAVLWSPEQKVRLERQLWLAVLRAQRDLGVEVPESALADYERVLDQVDLASIAEREKVTRHDVKARIEEFNALAGHEQVHKGMTSRDLTENVEQLQVRLSLELMRDRTVAVLARLGKLAGEYAELVMAGRSHNVAAQATTLGKRFATAADELLVAYGRLEDLLARYPLRGIKGPVGTAQDMLDLLGGDTAKLADLEGRIARHLGFGHAFTSVGQVYPRSLDYDVVTALVQLAAGPSSVAKTIRLMAGHELVTEGFKPGQVGSSAMPHKMNTRSCERVNGLMVILRGYASMTGELAGDQWNEGDVSCSVVRRVALPDAFFAFDGLLETFLTVLDEFGAFPAVVARELDRYLPFLATTKVLMAAVRAGVGREAAHEVIKEHAVASALAMRERGAERNELLDKLAADKRIPLDRGQLDALMADKLSFTGAAGDQVAAVAARIEEIVKRRPDAAGYTPGSIL
- a CDS encoding DUF6879 family protein is translated as MRDRYDSSYENESLGKFLRGEPDDLPWMQDWLTMIRQATDNGLRFSRVRVVSLPLTDYSRFGIWCAQFTNGAGEDIRYLTRDEAKAKELPSHDYWLFDSSKLVRMHFDDADRFLGGELIEDPAVIVEHNYWRDAAWHHARRRDDFATEQQQQRD
- a CDS encoding antitoxin produces the protein MAKTQLNVRVDETTAEAARRQAGRRGMSVNRYIEELVRQDMGEVGKTFVESAADFMKQYESVFTEELGTDTAGGR